One region of Paenibacillus polymyxa M1 genomic DNA includes:
- a CDS encoding CD1375 family protein translates to MNEQIKKAFATTLVHLILAGRREIEDVPVALRDLVKADLGITEPSQATPATTRAVEQPTEQEA, encoded by the coding sequence ATGAATGAACAGATTAAAAAAGCTTTTGCAACTACACTTGTACATCTTATCCTTGCTGGCCGTCGTGAAATTGAGGACGTGCCAGTAGCTTTGCGAGACTTGGTTAAAGCTGACTTGGGCATTACTGAGCCTTCACAGGCAACTCCGGCAACTACGCGGGCGGTAGAACAACCAACAGAACAAGAAGCGTAA
- a CDS encoding phage holin family protein: MSQIKMFGSTVWTAMVGASEKEAAAGGVTALTGLIVTFLGGWDKPLKVLFYMMVADYIFGVIAAFKNKKADSNVMFWGGIRKATVLMVVGLSAQIDDWLQPDAPIFRIAAIYFYAGREGLSLAENLGALGIPLPFKLKSFLRQLKDKGDETDATTK, encoded by the coding sequence GTGAGCCAAATAAAAATGTTTGGCAGCACCGTATGGACCGCAATGGTTGGGGCATCGGAGAAGGAGGCGGCGGCAGGGGGAGTTACGGCGCTGACTGGTCTGATTGTTACATTTTTGGGTGGGTGGGACAAGCCGCTGAAGGTGCTGTTTTATATGATGGTGGCAGATTATATTTTCGGAGTTATCGCAGCTTTTAAAAATAAGAAAGCGGACAGTAATGTGATGTTTTGGGGAGGAATCCGTAAGGCTACTGTTTTAATGGTGGTGGGTTTATCTGCACAAATTGATGATTGGTTACAACCAGATGCGCCTATTTTTAGGATCGCAGCGATTTATTTTTACGCCGGTCGTGAAGGGCTGTCACTGGCCGAGAATCTTGGGGCATTGGGAATCCCATTGCCGTTCAAGCTTAAAAGTTTCTTGCGGCAGTTGAAAGACAAGGGAGATGAAACAGATGCAACAACGAAATAG
- a CDS encoding glycoside hydrolase family 25 protein: protein MQQRNRRNAQGIDVSHHQGSIDFKKVAADGISFVFIKATQGRSFRSKTFLQFVKDAKAAGLLIGAYHYIDDSATTPELARREAENFAKAIKDAGGASTFDLPPVMDYESNKSNLSKTAITAVAKAFLQEVERLTGVRPIVYTYPSFIGNFSGLSSYPLWIARYSATQVPPDASGWTRWDFWQYSDGSAGGTLPNGRMRVNGIGGPVDLNEYNGTVDELRNWIKGIKKEEKTVSKQQRDINKVSPWAADAWKEMTQNGYFDGTRPGAPITREEVAVALNRLRKNILKGDK from the coding sequence ATGCAACAACGAAATAGACGTAATGCACAAGGGATTGACGTATCTCATCATCAGGGCAGCATTGATTTTAAAAAGGTTGCTGCAGACGGGATCAGTTTTGTTTTCATTAAAGCTACACAGGGACGCTCGTTCCGTTCAAAAACATTTTTGCAGTTTGTAAAAGATGCGAAGGCGGCTGGCCTGCTTATCGGGGCTTATCACTACATTGACGACTCTGCCACTACGCCAGAGCTGGCCCGACGAGAGGCGGAAAACTTTGCAAAGGCAATAAAGGACGCTGGAGGCGCGTCCACGTTTGACCTGCCGCCCGTGATGGACTACGAGTCCAATAAGTCCAACCTTAGCAAAACGGCGATTACAGCTGTAGCCAAGGCGTTTTTACAGGAGGTTGAGCGGCTTACTGGAGTGCGTCCGATTGTTTATACGTATCCGTCATTCATAGGCAATTTTTCGGGGCTGTCCAGTTATCCATTATGGATTGCAAGGTACAGCGCTACACAAGTACCACCAGATGCGTCCGGTTGGACACGTTGGGACTTTTGGCAGTATTCCGATGGTTCCGCAGGCGGAACGCTGCCGAACGGGAGAATGCGGGTCAATGGCATTGGCGGACCAGTGGACCTTAACGAGTACAACGGAACAGTGGATGAGTTACGTAATTGGATCAAGGGAATAAAAAAGGAGGAAAAAACAGTGTCAAAACAACAAAGAGACATTAACAAAGTTAGCCCATGGGCAGCCGATGCGTGGAAGGAAATGACCCAAAACGGGTATTTTGATGGAACCCGTCCAGGTGCGCCAATTACTCGGGAAGAAGTTGCTGTTGCTCTTAATCGTCTACGTAAAAACATTCTCAAGGGGGATAAGTAA
- a CDS encoding phage holin, LLH family, protein MIEQYITTIALSAIGLVTIGALTLGTALYRKLKPLYEARFTAEQRKRIEQLAHDAYAYAETKFAGQGAAKFHGATKYLADKLGALGIKVGSDEIESAVQLAWERFNPGKTKRVDSELQPPEDVAKAAVSAFAAKVSELVNQAVGDNKVPTASTKEQTAFPATQPPIAAE, encoded by the coding sequence ATGATAGAACAATACATTACAACCATTGCACTGTCTGCTATCGGCTTGGTTACAATCGGAGCCCTGACCCTTGGCACGGCGCTATACAGAAAGCTAAAGCCACTCTATGAGGCTCGTTTTACAGCAGAGCAGCGCAAGCGAATTGAGCAACTGGCACATGATGCCTATGCTTATGCCGAAACCAAATTTGCAGGCCAAGGAGCTGCTAAATTCCATGGGGCAACTAAATACCTTGCAGATAAGTTGGGAGCGCTAGGAATAAAGGTGGGTTCGGATGAAATTGAATCGGCTGTGCAATTGGCTTGGGAACGTTTTAACCCTGGTAAAACCAAGCGCGTTGATTCTGAATTACAGCCACCTGAAGATGTGGCTAAAGCGGCTGTTTCGGCTTTTGCAGCTAAAGTTAGCGAATTGGTAAACCAAGCTGTGGGAGATAATAAAGTACCTACAGCTTCTACGAAGGAGCAAACTGCTTTTCCCGCTACCCAACCACCTATTGCTGCCGAATAA